A window of the Burkholderia sp. 9120 genome harbors these coding sequences:
- the cyaY gene encoding iron donor protein CyaY, giving the protein MSDSDYLTRAEAALAAIERAVDDIAADIELERSGNVLTLEFENRTKIIVNLQPPMSEIWIAAKAGGFHFRFIDGEWRDTRNGTEFFSALSEYATQQAGEPVHFEA; this is encoded by the coding sequence ATGTCCGATAGTGATTACCTGACCCGCGCGGAAGCCGCGCTAGCCGCCATCGAACGCGCGGTTGACGACATCGCCGCCGACATCGAACTCGAGCGCAGCGGCAACGTGCTGACCCTCGAATTCGAGAATCGCACGAAGATTATCGTCAACCTGCAACCGCCCATGAGCGAGATCTGGATCGCCGCGAAAGCGGGCGGTTTTCACTTCCGTTTTATCGACGGCGAATGGCGCGATACCCGCAACGGCACGGAGTTTTTCTCCGCGTTGTCGGAGTACGCGACGCAACAGGCTGGCGAACCGGTTCACTTCGAAGCGTAA
- the lysA gene encoding diaminopimelate decarboxylase yields MTRSAFDYVDGVLHAEGVSAVSLAEQFGTPLYVYSRAALTAAWNAYAGACAGRRATVHVAVKANSNLAVLNVFARLGAGFDIVSGGELARVLAAGGKAENTVFSGVGKHADEMRDALAAGVKCFNVESIPELDRLNAVAAAMGKKAPVSLRVNPDVDAKTHPYISTGLKSNKFGVAFEDARATYQAAAAMANLEVVGIDCHIGSQITEVAPYLDAVDKVLELVEQIEQDGVKIRHIDVGGGLGITYDDETPPEIGEFVRTVLDRIEARGHGHREVYFEPGRSLVGNAGVLLTRVEFLKPGAEKNFAIVDAAMTDLARPAMYEAYHAIDPVLKRDVPAHVYDVVGPVCESGDWLGRERLLAVEPGDLLAIRSAGAYGFVMSSNYNTRPRAAEVMVDGTQVHLVRAREEVKQLFAGETILPA; encoded by the coding sequence ATGACTCGATCCGCATTTGACTACGTCGACGGCGTGCTGCACGCCGAAGGCGTATCCGCCGTCTCCCTCGCCGAGCAGTTCGGCACGCCGCTGTACGTCTATTCGCGCGCCGCACTCACCGCTGCATGGAACGCGTATGCGGGCGCTTGCGCCGGCCGTCGCGCGACCGTGCACGTGGCCGTCAAAGCCAATAGCAATCTTGCGGTGCTGAATGTGTTCGCACGACTCGGCGCGGGCTTCGACATCGTGTCGGGCGGCGAACTCGCGCGCGTGCTGGCCGCCGGCGGCAAAGCGGAAAACACCGTGTTTTCCGGCGTCGGCAAGCATGCGGACGAAATGCGCGACGCACTCGCGGCCGGCGTCAAATGCTTCAACGTCGAATCGATTCCCGAGCTTGATCGTCTGAATGCGGTGGCTGCGGCAATGGGCAAGAAGGCGCCGGTTTCGCTGCGCGTGAATCCCGACGTCGACGCGAAAACGCATCCGTACATTTCCACCGGGCTGAAGTCGAACAAGTTCGGCGTCGCGTTCGAAGACGCGCGCGCCACGTATCAAGCGGCTGCGGCCATGGCGAATCTCGAGGTGGTCGGTATCGACTGCCATATCGGTTCGCAGATCACCGAAGTCGCGCCTTATCTGGACGCGGTCGATAAGGTGCTGGAACTGGTCGAGCAGATCGAGCAGGACGGCGTGAAGATTCGCCACATCGACGTGGGCGGCGGTCTCGGCATTACGTACGACGACGAAACGCCGCCGGAAATCGGCGAGTTCGTGCGTACGGTGCTGGATCGTATCGAAGCGCGTGGTCACGGCCATCGCGAAGTGTATTTCGAGCCGGGCCGTTCGCTGGTCGGCAATGCGGGCGTGCTGCTGACGCGCGTCGAGTTTCTGAAGCCGGGCGCGGAAAAGAACTTCGCCATCGTCGACGCAGCGATGACCGATCTCGCGCGTCCCGCCATGTACGAGGCGTATCACGCCATCGACCCGGTACTGAAGCGCGACGTGCCGGCTCATGTGTACGACGTGGTGGGTCCGGTGTGCGAAAGCGGCGACTGGCTGGGTCGTGAGCGCCTGCTCGCGGTCGAACCCGGCGACCTGCTGGCGATTCGCTCGGCCGGCGCGTACGGCTTCGTGATGAGCTCCAACTACAACACCCGTCCGCGTGCGGCCGAGGTGATGGTGGATGGTACACAGGTGCATCTGGTCCGTGCACGCGAAGAGGTCAAGCAGTTGTTTGCGGGTGAAACGATCTTGCCGGCGTAA
- the msrQ gene encoding protein-methionine-sulfoxide reductase heme-binding subunit MsrQ, with amino-acid sequence MASDTQPVTQTEPRKAARSASTASRRPASGARWIVPAKIAVFIAAWYPLARIVLFGVTDRLGANPIEFITRSTGLWTLVFLCITLAVTPLRKLTGVAAFVRFRRMLGLYAFFYATLHFTTYLWFDKWFDVAAILKDIGKRPFITVGFAAFVLLIVLAVTSPRAMVRKLGRRWQMLHRSIYAIGALAILHFWWMKAGKHDLVLPKIYGAIMVALLGWRLIVWLRERRVKAR; translated from the coding sequence ATGGCTTCCGATACGCAACCTGTCACTCAGACCGAACCACGTAAGGCGGCACGTTCAGCTTCAACGGCGTCAAGGCGTCCCGCGAGCGGCGCGCGCTGGATCGTGCCCGCCAAGATCGCGGTGTTCATCGCCGCGTGGTATCCGCTCGCGCGCATCGTGCTGTTCGGCGTGACCGATCGGCTCGGCGCCAATCCGATCGAGTTCATCACGCGCTCCACGGGTTTATGGACGCTCGTGTTCCTCTGCATCACGCTGGCGGTGACGCCGTTGCGCAAGTTGACCGGTGTGGCCGCGTTCGTGCGTTTTCGCCGCATGCTCGGGCTCTACGCGTTCTTCTACGCGACGCTGCATTTCACCACTTACCTCTGGTTCGACAAGTGGTTCGACGTCGCCGCGATTCTGAAGGACATCGGCAAGCGGCCGTTCATCACCGTAGGCTTCGCGGCGTTCGTGTTGCTGATTGTGCTGGCCGTGACGTCGCCGCGCGCGATGGTGCGCAAGCTCGGGCGACGCTGGCAGATGCTGCATCGTTCGATCTACGCGATCGGCGCGCTCGCGATCCTGCATTTCTGGTGGATGAAGGCGGGCAAACACGATCTGGTTTTGCCGAAGATCTACGGCGCGATCATGGTGGCGCTGCTGGGCTGGCGGTTGATCGTATGGTTGCGCGAGCGGAGAGTGAAGGCGCGATAA
- the pilQ gene encoding type IV pilus secretin PilQ → MLPDDAVALPDTSHNAPPLPREVAVEVPNPFRDDSAETTDASKAAASAATGGVDGMGATDAAGASPLPTQPSITTRDAASASALEGPPTPLPPLPRLSDAPKTAADANLAADDKAISLNFQRAELGAVLNAFAQFTGLNIVASERVRGAVSLRLDKVPWRTAFDTLLDVNGLAMERHGNVIWVAPQADLAARERQRFEAHARSADLEPLASRTFQLHYARAEDVRRLLTGSGNQRVLSKRGAATADPRTNLLFVTDLEARLAQIAALLGAVDRPTRQVLIEARIVEGEHGFSRNLGVRLSMAATSEDGSARGLTGGKDGAVYDLSARPIAGFDAATAGLTLFAAAATRLLNIELSALEAEGRGEIVSSPRVVTADRMKAVVEQGTELPYQAKVGQGVSGVQFRRATLKLEVEPQIMPDGRVVLDLDVAKDSVGEQTDAGPAINTKHVQTRVEVEDGGTVSIGGIYATDDRDDVTRVPLLGKIPLLGALFRHRAHRDQRSELAVFITPRVVQIN, encoded by the coding sequence ATGTTGCCGGACGACGCGGTCGCGTTGCCGGACACGTCGCACAACGCACCGCCGTTGCCGCGCGAGGTTGCCGTCGAAGTGCCGAACCCGTTTCGCGATGATTCGGCGGAGACGACGGATGCGTCGAAGGCGGCTGCGTCCGCTGCGACTGGCGGCGTCGACGGCATGGGTGCCACGGACGCAGCCGGCGCTTCCCCACTGCCCACACAACCCTCAATTACAACCCGAGACGCCGCTTCGGCCTCCGCACTTGAAGGCCCACCCACACCGCTACCGCCGCTCCCACGCCTCAGCGACGCCCCGAAAACCGCCGCCGACGCCAATCTCGCGGCCGACGACAAAGCGATCTCGCTGAACTTCCAGCGTGCCGAACTGGGCGCCGTGCTCAACGCGTTCGCGCAGTTCACCGGCCTGAACATCGTCGCGAGCGAAAGAGTGCGTGGCGCCGTCTCGTTGCGGCTCGACAAGGTGCCGTGGCGCACGGCGTTCGACACCTTGCTCGACGTCAACGGCCTCGCGATGGAACGCCACGGCAACGTGATCTGGGTCGCGCCGCAGGCCGATCTGGCCGCGCGTGAGCGGCAACGCTTCGAAGCGCATGCCCGCAGCGCCGACCTCGAACCGCTCGCCAGCCGCACGTTCCAGTTGCACTACGCGCGCGCCGAGGACGTGCGCCGCCTGCTGACCGGCTCCGGTAATCAGCGCGTGCTGTCCAAACGCGGCGCGGCCACCGCCGATCCGCGCACCAACCTGCTGTTCGTGACCGACCTCGAGGCGCGCCTCGCGCAGATCGCGGCGCTGCTCGGCGCCGTCGACCGGCCGACCCGCCAGGTGTTGATCGAAGCGCGGATCGTCGAGGGTGAACATGGGTTCTCGCGCAATCTCGGCGTGCGGCTTTCGATGGCCGCCACGAGCGAAGACGGCTCGGCGCGTGGCCTGACCGGCGGCAAAGACGGCGCGGTTTATGATCTGTCGGCGCGGCCCATCGCCGGTTTCGACGCCGCGACCGCCGGTCTGACGCTGTTCGCGGCCGCCGCGACGCGGCTTCTGAACATCGAACTGAGCGCGCTGGAAGCCGAAGGCCGCGGGGAAATCGTCTCCAGCCCGCGGGTCGTCACGGCCGACCGGATGAAGGCGGTGGTCGAGCAGGGCACCGAGCTGCCGTACCAGGCGAAGGTGGGGCAGGGCGTGTCGGGCGTGCAGTTCCGTCGCGCGACGCTCAAACTCGAGGTCGAGCCGCAAATCATGCCCGACGGCCGGGTCGTGCTGGACCTCGACGTCGCCAAAGACAGCGTCGGCGAACAGACCGACGCCGGACCCGCGATCAACACCAAACACGTGCAAACGCGGGTCGAAGTCGAGGATGGTGGTACGGTGTCGATCGGCGGAATTTACGCAACCGACGACCGGGACGATGTGACGCGGGTGCCGCTCCTGGGCAAAATACCGCTTTTGGGGGCGCTTTTCCGCCATCGGGCACATCGCGACCAGCGCAGCGAACTGGCGGTTTTCATCACGCCGCGCGTCGTTCAGATAAATTAG
- a CDS encoding penicillin-binding protein 1A, translated as MQSTSPTSPPPAPQKRKRPLWLKLVIGFVGLIVAGILCGLLVLGYALVVATPNLPSLDALTDYRPKVPLRIYTADHVLIGEFGEERRDIVHIQDVPDSLKKAVLAIEDARFYDHGGVDLTGIARAGIVALTNGHATQGASTITMQVARNFFLSSEKTYTRKIYEMLLAYKIESKLTKDQILEVYMNQIYLGQRAYGFASAARVYFGKDLKDLTLAESAMLAGLPKAPSAYNPVVNPKRAKIRQQYILQRMVELHYITQEQYDEASKQPLVVKGAGKEFSVHAEYVAEMVRQMMYAQYREEAYTRGLNVVTTIDSADQDVAYRALRKGLMDYERRHGYRGPEAFIDLPSDADDREQAIDDALLEHPDNGEIIAAVVTSANPKQVQAAFIDGNIATIQGDGLRFAQAALGPRAQPNQRVRPGAIIRLIKNDDGNWSITQLPQVEGAFVSVIPQDGAIRALVGGFDFNKNKFNHVTQAWRQPGSSFKPFIYSASLEKGLGPATIINDAPLFFSAAETGGQAWEPKNYGGGFDGPMTMRTALQKSKNLVSIRILNQIGTKYAQQYITRFGFDADRHPAYLPMALGAGLVTPLQMAGAFSVFANGGYRVNPYLIAEVTDQRGIVVAHAQPLVAAQSAPHAIEPRNAYVMNSLLLSVAQRGTGAKTNVLKRTDIGGKTGTTNDSRDAWFAGYQHTLTAIAWIGYDNPRSLGDRETGGGLALPVWIEYMSRALKGVPEYKMPMPAGITEIGSELYFDDFTPGNGFVSTVGISQAALDADASAASAAPEQVGEQEKQDIMNLFRGH; from the coding sequence ATGCAATCCACGTCTCCTACGTCCCCGCCGCCCGCGCCCCAGAAGCGCAAACGCCCGTTGTGGCTCAAGCTCGTCATCGGCTTTGTCGGTCTGATCGTCGCAGGCATTCTGTGCGGACTGCTGGTGCTCGGCTATGCGCTGGTCGTGGCCACGCCTAACCTGCCGTCACTCGATGCACTGACCGACTACCGGCCCAAGGTGCCGCTGCGCATCTACACGGCGGACCACGTGCTGATCGGCGAATTCGGCGAAGAACGGCGCGACATCGTCCATATTCAGGACGTGCCCGATAGCCTGAAAAAAGCGGTGCTCGCCATTGAAGACGCACGCTTCTACGATCACGGCGGCGTCGATCTCACCGGTATCGCGCGCGCCGGTATCGTCGCGCTGACCAACGGCCATGCCACGCAGGGCGCCAGCACGATCACCATGCAGGTGGCGCGCAACTTCTTCCTGTCGAGCGAGAAAACCTACACGCGCAAGATCTACGAGATGCTGCTCGCGTACAAGATCGAGTCGAAGCTGACCAAAGATCAGATTCTCGAGGTGTACATGAATCAGATCTATCTCGGGCAGCGCGCGTACGGTTTCGCGAGCGCGGCGCGGGTGTACTTCGGCAAGGATCTGAAGGATCTGACGCTGGCCGAGTCGGCCATGCTCGCGGGTCTGCCGAAGGCGCCGTCCGCGTATAACCCGGTGGTCAATCCGAAGCGCGCGAAGATACGTCAGCAGTACATTCTGCAACGCATGGTCGAGCTGCACTACATCACCCAGGAACAGTACGACGAAGCGAGCAAACAGCCGCTCGTGGTCAAGGGCGCGGGCAAGGAATTCAGCGTGCACGCGGAGTACGTCGCGGAAATGGTGCGGCAGATGATGTACGCGCAGTATCGCGAAGAGGCCTACACGCGCGGCCTGAACGTGGTGACGACGATCGATTCGGCCGATCAGGACGTCGCCTACCGCGCGCTGCGCAAAGGGCTGATGGACTACGAACGGCGTCACGGTTATCGCGGCCCGGAGGCGTTCATCGATCTGCCGTCCGACGCCGACGACCGCGAACAGGCTATCGACGACGCGCTGCTCGAACATCCGGACAACGGCGAGATCATTGCCGCGGTCGTGACCTCGGCGAATCCGAAACAGGTGCAGGCCGCGTTCATCGACGGCAATATCGCGACCATTCAGGGCGACGGCCTGCGCTTCGCGCAAGCCGCGCTCGGTCCGCGCGCGCAGCCGAATCAGCGGGTGCGGCCCGGCGCGATCATCCGTCTGATCAAGAACGACGACGGCAACTGGTCGATCACGCAATTGCCGCAGGTGGAAGGCGCGTTCGTTTCGGTGATCCCGCAAGATGGTGCGATTCGCGCGCTGGTCGGCGGCTTCGACTTCAACAAGAACAAGTTCAACCACGTGACCCAGGCATGGCGTCAGCCGGGTTCGAGCTTCAAGCCGTTCATCTATTCGGCGTCGCTCGAAAAGGGACTTGGACCGGCCACCATCATCAATGACGCGCCGCTCTTTTTCAGCGCCGCTGAGACCGGCGGCCAGGCGTGGGAGCCGAAGAACTACGGCGGCGGTTTCGACGGCCCGATGACCATGCGCACCGCGCTGCAGAAGTCGAAGAACCTGGTGTCGATCCGGATCCTGAACCAGATCGGCACGAAGTACGCGCAGCAGTACATCACGCGTTTCGGCTTCGACGCGGATCGTCACCCCGCCTATCTGCCGATGGCGCTCGGCGCCGGTCTCGTCACGCCGCTGCAAATGGCGGGCGCGTTCTCGGTATTCGCCAACGGCGGTTATCGCGTCAATCCGTATCTGATCGCCGAAGTCACCGATCAGCGCGGCATCGTGGTCGCGCACGCGCAGCCGCTGGTGGCCGCGCAAAGCGCGCCGCACGCAATCGAACCGCGCAATGCGTACGTGATGAACAGCCTGCTGCTGAGCGTCGCGCAACGCGGCACGGGCGCGAAGACCAATGTGTTGAAGCGCACCGATATCGGCGGCAAGACGGGCACGACCAACGATTCGCGCGACGCGTGGTTCGCCGGTTATCAGCACACGCTCACGGCGATCGCGTGGATCGGCTACGACAATCCGCGTAGTCTCGGCGACCGGGAAACCGGCGGCGGCCTGGCGCTGCCGGTGTGGATCGAGTACATGAGCCGCGCGCTCAAGGGCGTGCCGGAGTACAAGATGCCGATGCCGGCAGGCATCACCGAAATCGGCTCGGAACTGTATTTCGACGACTTCACGCCGGGCAACGGTTTCGTCTCGACGGTCGGTATCAGTCAGGCCGCGCTCGACGCCGACGCGAGCGCCGCATCGGCCGCGCCCGAGCAGGTCGGAGAACAGGAAAAGCAGGACATCATGAATCTGTTCCGCGGGCACTGA
- the aroB gene encoding 3-dehydroquinate synthase codes for MDRMITVNVELGERAYPIHIGADLIGQTALFAPHIAGSSVTIVTNTTVEPLYGDKLRAALAPLGKQVSTVVLPDGEAYKNLDTLNLIFDALLGSRADRKTTLIALGGGVIGDMTGFAAACYMRGVPFIQVPTTLLSQVDSSVGGKTGINHPLGKNMIGAFYQPQAVIADIGALRTLPARELAAGVAEVIKTGAIADAGFFSWIEANVAALNACEPAALIEAVKRSCEIKASVVAQDEREGGLRAILNFGHTFGHAIEAGLGYGEWLHGEAVGCGMVMAADLSVRMGYLDETARKRLVDVIVAAHLPTRAPALGESRYVELMQVDKKAEAGMIKFILLKRFGETLITQAPDDEVQATLAAAI; via the coding sequence ATGGACCGTATGATTACCGTCAATGTCGAACTGGGCGAGCGCGCCTACCCCATCCATATCGGTGCCGATCTGATCGGCCAGACCGCATTGTTCGCACCGCATATTGCCGGTAGTTCGGTCACGATCGTCACGAATACCACCGTCGAACCGCTTTACGGCGACAAGCTGCGCGCCGCACTCGCGCCGCTCGGCAAGCAGGTCTCCACGGTCGTTTTGCCGGACGGCGAAGCGTACAAAAACCTTGACACCCTGAACCTGATTTTCGACGCGCTGCTCGGCTCGCGCGCCGATCGCAAGACCACGCTGATCGCTTTGGGCGGCGGCGTGATCGGCGACATGACGGGTTTTGCCGCGGCCTGCTACATGCGCGGCGTGCCGTTCATTCAGGTGCCGACAACGTTGCTGTCGCAGGTGGATTCGTCGGTGGGCGGCAAGACCGGCATCAATCATCCGCTCGGCAAGAACATGATCGGCGCGTTCTACCAGCCGCAAGCCGTGATCGCCGACATCGGCGCGTTGCGCACGCTGCCGGCGCGCGAACTGGCGGCGGGCGTCGCCGAAGTGATCAAGACCGGCGCGATTGCCGACGCCGGTTTCTTCAGCTGGATCGAAGCGAACGTCGCGGCGCTGAACGCCTGCGAGCCCGCGGCGCTGATCGAGGCGGTCAAACGCTCGTGCGAGATCAAGGCGTCGGTGGTGGCGCAGGACGAGCGTGAAGGCGGACTGCGCGCGATTCTCAATTTCGGTCACACCTTCGGCCACGCGATCGAAGCCGGGCTCGGCTACGGCGAATGGCTGCACGGCGAGGCAGTCGGCTGCGGGATGGTGATGGCGGCGGATCTGTCCGTCCGCATGGGCTATCTCGACGAGACCGCGCGCAAACGCCTGGTCGACGTGATCGTCGCCGCGCATTTGCCGACCCGGGCGCCTGCGCTCGGCGAGTCGCGCTATGTCGAACTCATGCAGGTCGACAAGAAGGCGGAAGCCGGCATGATCAAATTCATTCTGCTGAAGCGTTTCGGTGAGACGCTGATCACCCAGGCGCCCGACGACGAGGTGCAGGCCACGCTGGCTGCCGCGATCTAA
- a CDS encoding shikimate kinase — MQARDAHANVFFVGLMGAGKTTVGRAIARRLDRPFFDSDHEIEARTGARIPVIFELEGEAGFREREASVISELTGRENIVLATGGGAVLRPENRESLQNRGVVIYLRANPHDLWLRTRRDKNRPLLQTEDPKARLEALYEVRDPLYRECAHFVIETGRPSVNGLVNMVLMQLEMVGVAKHPAS, encoded by the coding sequence TTGCAAGCGCGGGACGCACACGCCAATGTATTTTTTGTAGGGCTCATGGGGGCAGGAAAAACCACCGTGGGCCGGGCCATTGCGCGCCGTCTCGATCGCCCGTTCTTCGATTCCGACCACGAAATCGAAGCGCGCACGGGCGCGCGCATTCCGGTGATCTTCGAGCTGGAGGGCGAAGCGGGCTTTCGCGAGCGCGAGGCGAGCGTGATCTCCGAGCTCACCGGGCGCGAAAATATCGTGCTGGCCACCGGTGGCGGCGCGGTGCTGCGGCCGGAAAACCGTGAATCATTGCAAAATCGCGGCGTGGTGATCTACCTGCGAGCCAATCCGCATGACCTCTGGCTGCGCACCCGGCGCGACAAGAATCGCCCGCTTCTGCAAACCGAAGACCCCAAAGCGCGTCTCGAAGCGCTCTACGAAGTGCGCGATCCGTTATATCGGGAATGCGCGCATTTCGTCATCGAAACCGGCCGGCCTTCGGTCAACGGCCTCGTCAACATGGTTCTGATGCAGCTCGAGATGGTCGGCGTCGCCAAACACCCTGCGTCATAA
- the msrP gene encoding protein-methionine-sulfoxide reductase catalytic subunit MsrP, with protein MWIKRSDRIQLSGDDIARSEITPRRVFENRRRVLQAAGAMALGSLIGVNGEALAAYSSPDPKAQKLAAKTNAKFVALDKITPFKDITTYNNFYEFGTDKADPAQNAGTLRPHPWKVSVEGEIKNPKVYDIDELLKLAPLEERVYRLRCVEGWSMVIPWIGVPLAELIKRVQPTGNAKYVQFITLADPSQMPGLSTPVLDWPYSEGLRMDEAMNPLTLLTMGLYGQVLPNQNGAPVRIVVPWKYGFKSAKSLVKIRFLDKQPKTSWNTYATNEYGFYSNVNPNVDHPRWSQATERRIGEDGFFTPKRKTLMFNGYGDQVASLYQGMDLKKNF; from the coding sequence ATGTGGATCAAGCGAAGCGACAGAATTCAACTTAGCGGCGACGATATCGCGCGTAGCGAAATCACGCCACGGCGCGTATTCGAGAATCGGCGGCGCGTGTTGCAGGCGGCCGGCGCGATGGCGCTCGGCAGTCTGATCGGCGTGAATGGCGAGGCGTTGGCGGCGTACTCATCGCCGGATCCGAAGGCGCAGAAGCTGGCGGCGAAGACCAACGCCAAATTCGTCGCGCTCGACAAGATCACGCCGTTCAAGGACATCACCACGTACAACAACTTCTACGAGTTCGGCACCGATAAAGCCGATCCCGCGCAAAACGCGGGAACGCTGCGGCCGCATCCGTGGAAGGTGAGCGTCGAGGGCGAGATCAAGAATCCGAAGGTGTACGACATCGACGAACTGCTGAAGCTCGCGCCGCTCGAAGAGCGCGTGTACCGGCTGCGCTGCGTCGAAGGCTGGTCGATGGTGATTCCGTGGATCGGCGTGCCGCTTGCCGAGTTGATCAAGCGCGTGCAGCCGACCGGCAATGCGAAGTATGTCCAGTTCATTACGCTGGCCGATCCGTCGCAAATGCCGGGACTGTCGACGCCGGTGCTCGACTGGCCTTACTCCGAAGGTCTGCGCATGGACGAGGCGATGAATCCGCTCACGCTGCTGACCATGGGGCTTTACGGCCAGGTGCTGCCCAATCAGAACGGCGCGCCCGTGCGCATCGTCGTGCCGTGGAAATACGGCTTCAAGAGCGCGAAGTCGCTGGTGAAGATCCGCTTCCTCGACAAGCAGCCGAAGACCAGTTGGAACACGTACGCGACGAACGAATACGGCTTCTATTCGAATGTGAATCCGAATGTCGATCATCCGCGCTGGAGTCAGGCGACGGAGCGGCGCATCGGTGAAGACGGGTTCTTTACGCCCAAGCGCAAGACGCTGATGTTCAACGGCTACGGCGATCAGGTCGCGTCGCTGTACCAGGGCATGGACCTGAAGAAGAATTTTTGA
- a CDS encoding lipoprotein, translating to MRVVSRMRAGAPGRAIVAGLAILAGCALAGCGQRGSLYLPTVPPLPAKPTDRTQAPPAATNPTVTPGTPSSMGEVPDTSGSPLSLAPETELATPPASAASATAAPLPASAATPVQ from the coding sequence ATGCGAGTCGTATCTCGGATGCGCGCGGGGGCGCCCGGCCGCGCGATTGTAGCGGGTTTAGCCATTCTCGCAGGTTGTGCACTGGCCGGCTGCGGACAACGCGGTTCGCTCTATTTGCCGACCGTACCACCGCTCCCGGCCAAGCCGACCGATCGCACGCAAGCACCGCCGGCCGCTACCAACCCCACAGTGACACCGGGCACGCCAAGCTCCATGGGCGAAGTGCCGGACACGTCGGGCTCGCCGCTCTCGCTGGCGCCGGAAACCGAACTCGCCACGCCGCCCGCTTCCGCTGCCTCCGCTACGGCGGCACCGCTGCCTGCCTCTGCCGCCACACCCGTTCAATAA
- the pilM gene encoding pilus assembly protein PilM produces the protein MTVKKSWFEVLQAGSLRFAAGIDVGSQSVRLVVISHRALPASALNIEYVSTVPLAPGAMAGTEIADRHAVARALREAFAGLPRACAVQALRCAMAVPASATVMTTVSLARLAAQSGCAEDGGHELAELEPAVMNEVERIAGLERHALAVDWYVDERPGASRSVTIAATARQHLEARMECAAAAGISLTAIDGEPQAALRAMRYAASHELDPHESYIALWIGTDGVYGWRFVEDCLVREMRYPAPEHTDLADALRDLGHDAAVRCAFLSGEVDLLDGVGFSMVDIADVLSCPVLPFDLALLGDLERPQTDALLHEPEGAVAFGLALRGVFE, from the coding sequence ATGACGGTAAAAAAATCGTGGTTTGAGGTCTTGCAGGCAGGCTCGCTGCGTTTCGCCGCAGGGATCGATGTGGGTTCGCAAAGCGTGCGTCTGGTCGTGATCAGTCATCGCGCGTTGCCGGCTTCGGCACTGAATATCGAGTACGTGTCGACCGTGCCGCTCGCGCCGGGCGCGATGGCGGGCACCGAGATCGCCGACCGGCATGCGGTGGCGCGCGCGTTGCGCGAAGCGTTCGCCGGTCTGCCGCGCGCGTGTGCCGTGCAAGCGTTGCGTTGCGCGATGGCGGTGCCCGCGTCGGCCACGGTCATGACCACGGTGTCGCTCGCGCGGCTTGCCGCGCAAAGCGGCTGCGCGGAAGACGGCGGCCATGAACTGGCCGAACTGGAGCCGGCGGTGATGAACGAGGTCGAGCGGATCGCGGGGCTCGAACGGCATGCGCTGGCGGTCGACTGGTACGTTGACGAACGGCCCGGCGCGAGCCGCTCGGTGACGATTGCCGCGACCGCGCGCCAGCATCTCGAAGCGCGTATGGAATGCGCGGCGGCGGCCGGCATTTCGCTGACCGCCATCGACGGTGAGCCGCAAGCGGCCCTGCGCGCCATGCGCTATGCGGCGAGTCATGAACTCGATCCGCACGAGTCGTACATCGCGCTGTGGATCGGTACGGACGGCGTGTACGGATGGCGTTTCGTCGAAGACTGTCTGGTTCGCGAGATGCGTTATCCGGCGCCCGAACACACGGATCTCGCCGATGCGTTGCGCGACCTGGGTCATGACGCCGCAGTTCGCTGCGCGTTCCTGAGTGGCGAAGTCGATCTGCTCGACGGGGTGGGCTTTTCGATGGTGGATATCGCCGATGTGTTGAGCTGCCCGGTACTGCCCTTCGACCTGGCGCTGCTCGGCGACCTCGAGCGGCCGCAGACCGACGCGTTGTTGCACGAACCGGAGGGCGCGGTGGCGTTCGGGCTGGCGTTGCGCGGGGTGTTCGAATGA